Proteins found in one Zea mays cultivar B73 chromosome 1, Zm-B73-REFERENCE-NAM-5.0, whole genome shotgun sequence genomic segment:
- the LOC100193503 gene encoding DEAD-box ATP-dependent RNA helicase 38, with protein MADKAASPEKKSWADVEEEEEAKAKATAAAEAAAAAAAASSSSSITEPAVEEQAKQIEALSLAPSVDDAAGEEGPPLLDDSDDSQIQAVISGGTVYESATTFEDLKLSPELLKGLHDEMGFSRPSKIQAITLPMILTPPYKDLVAQAHNGSGKTTCFVLGMLSRVDPQRKIPQAICICPTRELAQQNKAVLMRMGKFTGITCACAIPPAQKDYMPISKMAPITDQIVIGTSGTLIKWITHKKLATRDIKILVFDEADHMLAEDGFRSDSERMMRDIQRSAGGCQVLLFSATFNDRVKDFVTKVIRDGNQIFVKKEELTLEKVKQYKVQVPDESAKIEVIRDKIFEFGQKVGQVIIFVRTKQSTKNVHNALTREDYVCSSIQGSLDQSEREKIIQEFKDGYTKVLISTDVLARGFDQAQVNLVINYDMPIKFGTRDEPDYEVYLHRIGRAGRFGRKGAVFNLLCGQTDNVVMKKIEDYFQHSVPEVRNWQREEDFEAALKDAGLL; from the exons ATGGCCGACAAGGCGGCGTCCCCGGAGAAGAAGTCATGGGCCGACGTcgaagaggaggaggaggccaAGGCTAAGGCGACCGCGGCAGCcgaagcggcggcggcggccgccgcggcGTCCTCTTCCTCCTCCATCACCGAGCCGGCGGTGGAGGAGCAGGCCAAGCAGATCGAGGCGCTCTCCCTCGCCCCGTCGGTGGACGACGCCGCAGGCGAAGAGGGCCCGCCCCTCCTCGATGACTCCGACGACTCGCAAATCCAAGCC GTGATTTCGGGTGGCACGGTGTACGAGTCGGCCACCACGTTCGAGGATCTGAAGCTGTCGCCCGAGCTGCTTAAGGGGCTGCACGACGAGATGGGGTTCAGCCGCCCGAGCAAGATCCAGGCGATCACCCTGCCCATGATCCTCACGCCGCCCTACAAGGACCTCGTCGCGCAGGCGCACAACGGCTCTGGCAAGACCACCTGTTTCGTCCTCGGCATGCTCAGCCGCGTCGACCCGCAACGCAAGATACCCCAGGCTATCTGCATTTGCCCCACCAGGGAGCTTGCGCAGCAG AATAAGGCAGTTCTCATGAGGATGGGCAAGTTTACTGGCATTACATGCGCCTGTGCAATCCCGCCAGCTCAAAAAGACTACATGCCGATCTCGAAAATGGCTCCGATCACTGACCAGATCGTTATCGGCACATCTGGTACGCTCATCAAATGGATTACCCATAAGAAGCTGGCCACAAGGGACATCAAGATACTTGTGTTTGATGAGGCAGATCATATGCTTGCTGAG GATGGCTTTAGGAGTGATTCTGAAAGGATGATGAGGGATATACAAAGAAGCGCTGGTGGTTGTCAG GTGCTTCTCTTTTCTGCGACCTTCAATGATAGGGTGAAGGATTTTGTTACAAAGGTCATTAGGGATGGAAATCAGATATTTGTGAAGAAGGAAGAGCTtactttggaaaaagttaaacagtACAAAGTTCAAGTACCTGATGAATCGGCAAAAATAGAGGTTATAAGGGACAAGATATTTGAATTTGGACAGAAAGTTGGCCAGGTTATCATATTTGTTAGAACAAAGCAAAGTACTAAGAATGTTCACAATGCTTTGACGAGGGAGGACTATGTGTGCTCCTCAATCCAAGGATCCCTTGACCAATCAGAGAGGGAAAAGATAATACAGGAATTCAAAGATGGCTACACCAAGGTTCTTATATCAACTGATGTTCTTGCTCGAGGTTTTGACCAAGCACAG GTTAACCTCGTCATCAACTACGACATGCCAATCAAATTTGGTACAAGAGATGAACCTGATTATGAGGTGTACTTGCACAGAATTGGCAGAGCTGGGCGCTTTGGCCGGAAAG GTGCTGTGTTCAACTTGCTGTGTGGTCAAACCGATAATGTTGTGATGAAGAAGATCGAGGACTATTTCCAGCACAGTGTGCCTGAG GTTCGGAATTGGCAACGTGAAGAAGATTTTGAGGCTGCTCTCAAGGATGCAGGTTTACTTTAA
- the LOC100216780 gene encoding Photosynthetic NDH subunit of subcomplex B 2, chloroplastic-like: MATSSVLPFHLPSCARRASTAARASAAPVAAAAATTAQSLEESFGRKGLRFVADPAGGAPAAELSVRNGSSLHLRLGDGLVTSYKPKVQWKDDGCREVLHTVGGKGGVGLVLSDQASGGQSSLLDGAEWAVRDADSDSYDAVQVELGCTMGKLDISYVVTLYSLSMATAVIVRNTGSKPVALTGAVLSHIKFDKRSGTAVEGLRGCPYCSHPPPAAAFSLLSPAEAMKREDPGWFGGGGGEEPRQGVWTIEEDLYTTLKKKVSRVYAAPPEERKKRVYSTAPSKFTTIDQYSGLGFRLVRMGFDDMYLCSPGGMYDKFGKDYFLCTGMASMLVPVVVNPGEEWKAAQVIEHDNL, translated from the exons ATGGCCACCTCGTCCGTGCTCCCGTTCCACCTCCCGTCCTGCGCGCGCCGGGCCAGCACCGCCGCGCGCGCCTCCGCGGccccggtggcggcggcggcggcgacgaccgCGCAGTCCCTGGAGGAGTCGTTCGGCCGGAAGGGCCTGCGGTTCGTGGCCGACCCGGCCGGCGGGGCCCCCGCCGCGGAGCTCAGCGTGCGGAACGGCAGCTCGCTGCACCTCCGCCTCGGCGACGGCCTCGTCACGTCCTACAAGCCCAAGGTGCAGTGGAAGGACGACGGGTGCCGGGAGGTGCTGCACACCGTGGGCGGCAAGGGCGGCGTCGGCCTCGTCCTCAGCGATCAGGCGTCAGGTGGCCAGTCGTCGCTGCTCGACGGCGCCGAGTGGGCCGTCAGGGACGCCGACTCCGATTCCTACGACGCCGTGCAG GTTGAGCTCGGGTGCACCATGGGGAAGCTGGACATCTCGTACGTGGTGACGCTGTACTCGCTGAGCATGGCGACGGCGGTGATCGTCCGGAACACGGGCAGCAAGCCGGTGGCGCTGACGGGCGCGGTGCTGAGCCACATCAAGTTCGACAAGCGAAGCGGCACGGccgtggagggcctgcggggctgcCCCTACTGCTCCCacccgccgccggccgccgccttcaGCCTCCTGTCCCCGGCCGAGGCCATGAAGCGGGAGGACCCCGGCTggttcggcggcggcggcggcgaggagccGCGCCAGGGCGTCTGGACCATCGAGGAGGACCTCTACACCACGCTCAAGAAGAAGGTGAGCCGGGTGTACGCGGCGCCGCCGGAGGAGAGGAAGAAGCGCGTCTACAGCACCGCGCCGTCCAAGTTCACCACCATCGACCAG TATAGCGGGCTCGGGTTCAGGCTGGTGAGGATGGGGTTCGACGACATGTACCTGTGCAGCCCGGGAGGCATGTACGACAAGTTCGGCAAGGACTACTTCCTGTGCACGGGGATGGCGTCCATGTTGGTGCCCGTCGTCGTCAACCCCGGCGAGGAGTGGAAGGCGGCGCAGGTCATCGAGCATGACAACCTGTAA
- the LOC109940740 gene encoding protein ALP1-like gives MSHSHSDEDSNSSDSEDETLMLVNLLVLNIEARRHLQRRSRLPRRVIHRDHFRGENLIHHHYFAENPVYPPHVFRRRFRMSRTLFLRILQGLQQHDSYFTQRVDATGMPGLGPLQKVCAAMRVLAYGLPSDAVDEYIQIGESTARECLHHFCRGIIAYFSGWYLQTPNEADITRIMHHSESRGFLGMLGSIDCMHWEWRNCPTAWRGQFCGRNGRASMILEAVATYDLWIWHAFFGMPGTNNDVNVLHRSPVFDPMTSGRMPPVHYTINGNAYNFGYYLADGIYPNWPTFVKAIRHPYEQKKVYFTQMQESCRKDIERAFGVLQARWAVLRGPAYGWDRNRLTEIITACIIMHNMIVEDEGPFAANTDFGDNTSTSQAPQLIAEGRAEWVINHFDLRRQERSCSLQNDLVEHLWARRGSM, from the exons ATGTCTCACAGCCATAGCGATGAAGACTCTAACTCGAGTGATAGTGAGGACGAAACACTTATGCTTGTCAATCTTCTTGTCCTCAACATAGAGGCGAGACGCCACCTCCAAAGACGGTCCCGTTTGCCTCGGCGGGTTATTCACAGAGATCATTTTCGTGGAGAAAATCTTATCCATCATCACTACTTCGCCGAGAACCCAGTGTATCCACCCCACGTCTTTCGTAGAAG GTTCCGCATGAGTAGGACTCTGTTCCTCAGAATCTTGCAAGGTCTTCAACAACATGATTCGTACTTTACACAACGGGTTGACGCAACTGGTATGCCTGGTCTAGGTCCACTACAAAAAGTATGTGCGGCAATGCGGGTACTAGCATATGGGTTACCTTCAGATGCTGTAGACGAGTACATTCAAATAGGGGAGTCGACAGCTAGGGAATGCCTTCACCATTTCTGTCGAGGTATCATTGCATACTTCAGTGGGTGGTATCTACAAACTCCTAACGAAGCTGACATAACACGCATCATGCACCATAGCGAATCAAGGGGTTTCCTCGGGATGTTGGGTTCTatagattgcatgcattgggagtggcggAACTGTCCTACCGCATGGCGTGGTCAGTTTTGTGGCAGAAATGGTCGAGCGTCCATGATTCTAGAAGCTGTGGCAACGTATGACCTTTGGATTTGGCATGCTTTCTTTGGCATGCCCGGGACAAACAACGACGTGAATGTGCTCCACCGATCACCTGTTTTCGACCCCATGACATCTGGTCGAATGCCACCTGTGCATTACACAATTAATGGTAATGCATATAACTTCGGATATTACCTAGCTGATGGTATTTACCCCAACTGGCCAACTTTCGTAAAAGCTATAAGGCACCCATATGAGCAAAAGAAAGTCTATTTCACACAAATGCAGGAAAGTTGTCGAAAGGATATTGAGCGTGCATTTGGAGTTCTTCAAGCTAGGTGGGCGGTGCTACGAGGTCCAGCATATGGTTGGGATCGTAATCGTTTAACTGAAATTATAACAGCTTGCATCATaatgcacaacatgattgttgAAGACGAAGGGCCGTTTGCAGCTAATACTGATTTTGGTGATAACACTTCAACCAGTCAAGCACCACAACTAATTGCAGAAGGAAGGGCAGAATGGGTCATTAACCACTTCGATCTTCGTCGCCAAGAAAGATCGTGCTCCCTTCAAAATGATCTTGTCGAGCACTTGTGGGCTCGGCGTGGAAGCATGTAA